From one Nonomuraea polychroma genomic stretch:
- a CDS encoding DUF4097 family beta strand repeat-containing protein translates to MIACSIGLVAVLTGCGTSDPLDEEIVSYDVTDKVAALHVEADNAGTVEVVESHRRSIHVTERLSWLKDKPKASHKVQGDTLELTFACPTTWGWGALGASCDVHYQIEAPKGLRIKVSSDSGKLTLKNLSGELEATTDSGAIEATELTGAKVATKTGSGDMNLAFAGPPDQVTTTTDSGKTVIHVPQGSYNIVAKTDSGHKNIKPASLPSALRTIALSSDSGDLEVRTP, encoded by the coding sequence ATGATCGCGTGCTCTATCGGGCTCGTTGCGGTATTGACCGGCTGCGGTACCAGCGACCCGCTGGATGAGGAGATCGTGTCGTACGACGTCACCGACAAGGTAGCGGCGTTGCACGTCGAAGCCGACAACGCCGGGACCGTCGAAGTGGTCGAGTCCCATCGTCGGAGCATCCACGTGACGGAGCGGCTCAGCTGGCTCAAGGACAAGCCGAAGGCCAGCCACAAGGTGCAAGGCGACACGCTAGAGCTGACGTTCGCCTGTCCCACCACCTGGGGGTGGGGAGCCTTGGGCGCGTCTTGCGACGTGCACTACCAGATCGAGGCGCCCAAGGGACTCCGCATCAAGGTGAGCTCCGACTCGGGAAAGCTGACGCTGAAGAACCTGTCAGGCGAGTTGGAAGCCACCACCGACTCCGGGGCAATCGAGGCCACCGAGCTGACAGGCGCGAAAGTCGCCACGAAGACCGGCTCGGGTGACATGAACCTGGCCTTCGCCGGGCCACCCGACCAGGTCACTACCACCACGGATTCGGGCAAGACCGTGATCCATGTGCCTCAGGGGTCGTACAACATCGTGGCCAAGACGGACTCCGGCCACAAGAACATCAAGCCCGCGAGCCTCCCCTCGGCCCTGCGCACGATCGCGCTGTCCAGCGACTCCGGGGACCTGGAGGTCAGGACACCCTGA
- a CDS encoding IS982 family transposase yields the protein MTTDLNTLVTALYVKIDDWLGAPGTPARIGRPPKLTDAELLTLAIAQALLGIRSETRWLRFLPVHLPGAFPYLPGQSGYNKRLRASLPLIQRAIRALARDTDLWTDPVWVVDSTPVECGSRPTVQRSELAGWAGYGYCRSHSRFFWGLRLHLVCTPAGLPITWALATPKLDERQVLMAVLDHDPHLLIERPGLLIIADKGYVSAGLDAYLAERGVHLLRPSYRNRAPRPGEQFLKPIRQLIESVNDTLKGQLDLELHGGRSPLGVAVRIAQRILALTAAVWHNRATGQPITRSLIAYDH from the coding sequence GTGACAACAGACCTCAACACCCTTGTCACCGCACTCTACGTCAAGATCGATGACTGGCTCGGTGCTCCCGGCACGCCCGCCCGCATCGGTCGCCCGCCCAAACTCACCGACGCCGAACTGCTCACCCTGGCCATCGCCCAAGCCCTGCTCGGCATCCGCTCCGAGACCCGCTGGCTGCGCTTCCTGCCGGTGCACCTGCCCGGCGCCTTCCCCTACTTGCCTGGCCAGTCCGGCTACAACAAACGCCTGCGCGCATCGCTGCCCCTGATCCAACGCGCTATCCGCGCCCTGGCCCGCGACACCGACCTGTGGACCGACCCGGTCTGGGTCGTGGACTCCACCCCGGTTGAATGCGGCTCCCGCCCCACCGTTCAGCGCTCGGAGTTGGCCGGCTGGGCCGGCTACGGCTACTGCCGCTCCCACTCGCGGTTCTTCTGGGGCCTGCGCCTGCACCTGGTGTGCACTCCTGCCGGATTACCGATCACCTGGGCCCTGGCCACTCCGAAACTCGACGAGCGTCAGGTGCTGATGGCCGTCCTCGACCACGACCCCCACCTGCTCATCGAGCGCCCCGGCCTGCTGATCATCGCTGACAAGGGCTATGTCTCCGCCGGACTCGACGCCTACCTGGCCGAACGCGGCGTGCACCTACTCCGGCCCTCCTACCGCAACCGCGCGCCCCGCCCGGGTGAGCAGTTCCTCAAACCGATCCGCCAGCTCATCGAGTCAGTCAACGACACCCTCAAAGGCCAGCTCGATCTGGAGCTGCATGGCGGGCGCAGTCCGTTGGGCGTCGCGGTTCGCATCGCCCAACGGATCCTGGCGTTGACTGCGGCGGTCTGGCACAACCGCGCCACCGGCCAGCCCATCACCCGTTCGTTGATCGCCTACGACCACTGA
- a CDS encoding PIN domain-containing protein, protein MSFLLLRLPRSAGSSSLESVQTQVRFLSSIVDGELALEPLVLDDAARMAELVRTYSNFPLGAADASVIAVAERLDAREVATLDHRHFHAIKPKHVTALTLLP, encoded by the coding sequence TTGTCGTTCCTGCTCCTGCGCTTACCGAGGTCTGCTGGCTCCTCGAGTCTCGAGTCGGTCCAGACGCAGGTCCGGTTCCTTAGCTCCATCGTCGATGGTGAATTGGCGCTCGAACCGTTGGTGCTCGACGATGCAGCCCGGATGGCCGAGCTCGTCAGGACCTACTCCAACTTCCCTCTCGGTGCTGCAGACGCTTCCGTAATCGCCGTGGCCGAACGCCTTGACGCCCGCGAGGTCGCCACCCTTGATCACAGACACTTCCACGCCATCAAGCCGAAGCACGTGACGGCCCTCACCTTGCTCCCTTAG
- a CDS encoding tyrosine-type recombinase/integrase, whose product MGRHDGRRCGRVRPGYRACTAAHAQAAPTGPADALRRQLVENRGVTIPVTTEPWLFGRYRLVLGRSPRRGRTRPALLFNGKDRHIHATTLLLAGVPVHVVAARLGHADPAITLRVYAHVIHEQAATVAEVFACALSGRLTHSP is encoded by the coding sequence ATGGGTCGCCATGATGGCCGTCGCTGTGGCCGTGTCCGTCCCGGTTACCGGGCCTGTACAGCTGCGCATGCTCAGGCGGCCCCGACCGGCCCAGCCGACGCGCTCAGGCGCCAGTTGGTCGAGAACCGGGGTGTGACCATACCAGTCACAACGGAGCCTTGGTTATTCGGGCGGTACCGACTAGTTCTTGGACGATCCCCGCGCCGTGGGCGCACTCGGCCAGCCCTCTTATTCAATGGCAAGGACCGCCACATCCACGCCACGACCCTGCTACTGGCCGGCGTCCCGGTCCATGTCGTCGCGGCCCGCCTAGGCCACGCCGACCCAGCAATCACCCTCCGGGTGTACGCGCATGTAATCCATGAGCAAGCGGCCACGGTTGCGGAGGTCTTCGCATGTGCCCTGAGCGGACGACTGACTCACTCGCCATGA
- a CDS encoding MarR family winged helix-turn-helix transcriptional regulator, whose amino-acid sequence MTEEGKPVPPHAAGDVTEHVGYRLKRAAAALRGAMDKALREHDLTVPQYACLELLDERPGISGSELARGTFVTRQSSSVVLRGLQDGGLVTRPATADHGRALPVHLTDEGLRRLTAARAAVYDIERRMIGAIPARRLDALLADLDRMAAALDG is encoded by the coding sequence ATGACAGAGGAGGGGAAGCCCGTTCCGCCCCACGCGGCCGGGGACGTCACCGAGCACGTGGGATACCGGCTCAAGCGGGCTGCCGCTGCGCTGCGCGGCGCGATGGACAAGGCGCTGCGCGAGCACGACCTGACCGTGCCGCAGTACGCCTGCCTGGAACTGCTGGACGAGCGCCCGGGAATCTCCGGCTCCGAACTGGCCCGGGGGACCTTCGTCACCCGGCAGTCCTCCAGCGTCGTGCTGCGCGGCCTGCAGGACGGCGGGCTGGTCACCCGCCCCGCCACCGCCGACCACGGCCGGGCCCTGCCGGTGCACCTCACCGACGAGGGGCTGCGCCGCCTGACGGCGGCACGCGCCGCGGTCTACGACATAGAGCGGCGCATGATCGGCGCGATCCCAGCCCGCCGCCTGGACGCCCTGCTGGCCGACCTCGACCGCATGGCCGCCGCCCTCGACGGATGA
- a CDS encoding VOC family protein, whose product MTATVTGPDFLALQVRDLEAAAAFFEQHLGLVRAPAAPPHAVVFATRPIPFAVREPLPGVDLDSGRPGLGVALWLAADDAQALHDRLAAAGVPILSAPQDGPFGRMFTFLGPEGYALTVHGG is encoded by the coding sequence ATGACCGCCACCGTCACCGGCCCCGACTTCCTCGCCCTGCAGGTACGCGACCTCGAGGCGGCCGCCGCCTTCTTCGAGCAGCACCTCGGCCTGGTCCGGGCCCCGGCCGCGCCCCCGCACGCCGTGGTGTTCGCCACCCGGCCGATCCCGTTCGCCGTCCGCGAGCCGCTGCCCGGCGTCGACCTCGACAGCGGACGGCCCGGCCTCGGCGTGGCGCTGTGGCTGGCCGCCGACGATGCCCAGGCCCTGCACGACCGGCTCGCCGCCGCGGGCGTGCCCATCCTCAGCGCGCCGCAGGACGGCCCCTTCGGCCGGATGTTCACCTTCCTCGGCCCCGAGGGCTACGCCCTCACCGTGCACGGAGGCTGA
- a CDS encoding serine hydrolase domain-containing protein, which translates to MPSQRTLLPRSTPAASGMSSRSIAALLDRLEAQSIECHSIMVVRHGHVVAEGWWAPYSAERPHLLYSLTKSFTSVAVGLAIADGLLSLDDRVVDVLPDHVPAGISEQGRRLTVDHLLSMTAGHRTDSLAEAWQLEPGDLVKGFLRVPFPESEGTRHAYDNPTTFVLARMVERVMGRGLPELLDERLFKPMGVDHAEWDRVASGAAFGFHGLHLATEAVAAFGELLLRGGLWGDRRLVPREWVELATRRHIDTLPFEDGLGDADFLCGYGYQFWMSPHGYHGHGSFGQQCVVVPSHDLVVAVTGGHTESQAMLDAIWGCLLPGVDHAGSTRDDEILADRLRRLSFAPVPGSAAPERSVKARLDASAEDSALPDGTTVIVDSVDGGWLLRFGSFLNVEVGHGEWRESSPLGRPVVAAGAWQGNTFVAELYVITTPHRVRLVVDADAGTAVATWSIVPLTGPSLALHVRSPLMTRPDVA; encoded by the coding sequence ATGCCTTCTCAGCGCACCCTACTGCCGCGATCGACACCGGCCGCCTCGGGGATGTCGTCCCGTTCGATCGCCGCGCTGCTGGATCGGCTCGAAGCGCAATCCATTGAGTGTCACTCCATCATGGTCGTACGCCACGGTCACGTCGTCGCCGAAGGCTGGTGGGCGCCGTACTCGGCCGAACGCCCGCATCTTCTTTACTCGCTGACCAAGTCGTTCACCTCGGTCGCCGTGGGGCTCGCGATCGCCGACGGGCTGCTGTCGCTGGACGATCGGGTGGTGGACGTGTTGCCCGACCACGTTCCGGCCGGCATCTCGGAGCAGGGACGCCGCCTCACCGTTGACCACCTGCTGTCCATGACGGCCGGACACCGTACGGACAGCCTTGCCGAGGCCTGGCAACTGGAACCGGGCGACCTGGTGAAGGGCTTCCTGCGCGTACCGTTTCCCGAGTCCGAGGGAACACGGCACGCCTACGACAATCCGACCACCTTCGTCCTGGCCCGGATGGTGGAACGGGTCATGGGCCGCGGCCTCCCGGAACTGCTCGACGAGCGCCTCTTCAAGCCGATGGGCGTCGACCACGCCGAATGGGATCGGGTCGCGAGCGGTGCCGCCTTCGGATTCCACGGACTGCACCTCGCGACCGAGGCCGTCGCCGCCTTCGGTGAACTGCTGCTGCGCGGAGGCCTTTGGGGCGACCGGCGGCTCGTCCCGCGCGAATGGGTGGAACTCGCGACCAGACGGCACATCGATACCCTGCCATTCGAGGACGGACTGGGGGACGCCGACTTCCTTTGCGGGTACGGTTACCAGTTCTGGATGTCGCCTCACGGTTACCACGGTCACGGCTCCTTCGGCCAGCAATGCGTGGTCGTCCCGTCGCACGATCTCGTGGTCGCCGTGACCGGCGGCCATACAGAGTCACAGGCAATGCTCGACGCAATATGGGGGTGCCTGCTGCCCGGCGTGGACCACGCGGGAAGCACCCGGGACGACGAGATCCTCGCCGATCGGCTGCGGCGGCTGTCATTCGCGCCGGTGCCGGGTTCGGCCGCCCCGGAGCGTTCCGTCAAGGCGAGACTCGACGCCTCCGCCGAGGATTCGGCTCTGCCCGACGGAACCACGGTGATCGTCGATTCCGTGGACGGTGGGTGGCTCCTGCGATTCGGGTCGTTCCTCAACGTCGAGGTCGGCCACGGTGAATGGCGGGAGAGTTCGCCGCTCGGCCGCCCTGTCGTCGCGGCCGGCGCCTGGCAGGGCAACACGTTCGTCGCCGAGCTTTACGTCATCACCACCCCGCACCGGGTTCGGCTGGTGGTCGACGCCGACGCGGGGACAGCGGTGGCGACATGGAGCATTGTGCCCCTGACCGGCCCCAGTCTGGCGTTGCATGTGCGGTCGCCGCTGATGACACGGCCCGACGTCGCGTAG
- the rlmB gene encoding 23S rRNA (guanosine(2251)-2'-O)-methyltransferase RlmB yields the protein MAAGGRASGRPAKKKGPSKGTGGQKRRSLEGKGATPPAEMRHWYKDKARAERIAREEQGGARRSAPTKQRRSEDAPEFIGGRNPVLEALQAGVPSNALYVAQRIDNDDRVRDSIKIATERGIALLEATREKLDRLTEGGVHQGIALQIPAYDYAHPSELVELAHDAAEIPLIVALDSVTDPRNLGAIARSATAFGAHGLLIPSRRSAGVTGGAWKTSAGTLASLRVARAANLTAALREYRDAGLFVIGLDGAGETDIGDVQLLSEPAVIVVGSEGKGLSRLVREHCDVLARIPMRAAAESLNAGVAAGVALYEVARHRRL from the coding sequence ATGGCAGCAGGGGGTAGGGCTTCGGGCAGGCCCGCAAAGAAAAAGGGCCCGTCCAAAGGCACCGGGGGGCAGAAACGCCGTTCCCTCGAGGGCAAGGGCGCGACTCCGCCTGCCGAAATGCGCCATTGGTATAAGGACAAGGCCCGCGCCGAGCGCATTGCCCGCGAGGAGCAGGGCGGCGCACGCCGTTCGGCACCGACGAAGCAGCGCCGCTCGGAAGACGCCCCTGAGTTCATCGGCGGCCGCAACCCCGTGCTGGAGGCCCTGCAGGCAGGGGTGCCCTCCAACGCCCTCTACGTCGCTCAGCGCATCGACAACGACGACCGCGTACGCGACTCCATCAAGATCGCAACAGAACGCGGCATCGCCCTGCTCGAGGCCACCCGCGAAAAGCTCGACCGCCTGACGGAGGGCGGCGTGCACCAGGGGATCGCACTCCAAATCCCCGCATACGACTACGCGCACCCCTCGGAGCTGGTGGAACTCGCGCACGACGCAGCAGAGATCCCTCTGATCGTCGCCCTGGACTCGGTCACCGACCCCCGCAACCTGGGCGCGATCGCCCGCTCCGCCACCGCCTTCGGCGCCCACGGCCTCCTCATCCCTTCGCGCCGCTCGGCCGGCGTCACGGGAGGCGCATGGAAGACGTCCGCCGGCACCCTGGCCAGCCTTCGCGTCGCCCGCGCCGCCAACCTGACGGCGGCCCTGCGCGAATACCGCGACGCTGGCCTGTTCGTCATCGGCCTCGACGGCGCCGGCGAAACCGACATCGGCGACGTCCAACTCCTGTCCGAGCCCGCAGTGATCGTCGTGGGCTCGGAGGGCAAGGGCCTCTCCCGCCTGGTCCGCGAGCACTGCGACGTACTGGCCCGCATCCCGATGCGCGCGGCGGCCGAATCGCTCAACGCGGGCGTGGCGGCGGGCGTGGCGCTGTATGAAGTCGCTCGTCACAGGCGTCTCTAG
- a CDS encoding nuclear transport factor 2 family protein: MSTANVTDKQTDGSPAGDRWQDAWTVMEKFYRAEAAYVAAGGFGKASYDEVAAYLDPEVVLYQAPGLPFTGTGTWRGRDGLERFLAAFSETWASMEFLEQEHWGDRDTVVVRSRVRFRARATGQEIDTLIMQLIRVRNGRMLECRPFYWDPAAIAAATSHT, encoded by the coding sequence ATGAGTACGGCGAATGTGACCGACAAGCAGACTGACGGCTCGCCTGCCGGGGACCGATGGCAGGACGCCTGGACGGTGATGGAGAAGTTCTACCGGGCCGAGGCCGCGTACGTGGCCGCGGGTGGGTTCGGCAAGGCTAGCTATGACGAGGTGGCCGCATATCTGGACCCTGAGGTCGTCCTGTATCAGGCTCCTGGTTTGCCTTTCACGGGGACGGGGACGTGGCGAGGACGTGACGGGCTGGAGCGGTTCCTGGCCGCTTTCAGCGAGACCTGGGCATCCATGGAGTTCCTTGAGCAGGAACACTGGGGCGACAGGGACACGGTGGTGGTACGGAGCCGGGTACGGTTCCGCGCTCGTGCAACTGGCCAGGAGATCGACACGCTGATCATGCAACTGATTCGGGTACGGAACGGGCGCATGCTTGAATGCCGGCCGTTCTACTGGGATCCCGCCGCCATCGCCGCCGCGACCTCGCACACGTAG
- a CDS encoding lipase family protein → MTFSRALVTAGLALGCLATTLPAEASVAQTVARGAVVSSTLVEKLDKGQIAERLKAAGIDAAQVKYGVSAYRVVYRTVDAKGRSTTASQLVALPDNGRRDLRVVSWLHGTTVYRGDVASVNEKSTDRAAALLFAGAGHAVSAPDYLGLGMGPGHHTYGDPRTTVSAPVDALRATRAFTRGHERRLDSRVLVSGFSQGGPATMMVGRFLQQGQDPYFRLGGLAPIAGPFDLSSFEAAAADDKIRMASLYLAYFVISADRYTDVYGTPSEAFRAPYDEQVEKLFDGNHQAAEIAQALPPTSEKLFTAQFLDRVRKPTGKLKELLTALDSTCNWKPAVPVRLHHAKGDADVAYDNALYCQRQLRSHGATQTLTDAGSVDHNQTVRKALPLVVAGFTGNWA, encoded by the coding sequence ATGACCTTTTCTCGCGCCTTAGTAACCGCCGGGCTCGCCCTGGGCTGCCTTGCCACCACGTTGCCCGCCGAAGCCTCAGTAGCACAAACCGTGGCACGCGGCGCCGTGGTCTCCTCGACCCTCGTCGAGAAGCTGGACAAGGGCCAGATCGCCGAGCGGCTCAAGGCGGCCGGCATCGATGCGGCGCAGGTGAAGTACGGGGTCAGCGCCTATCGCGTGGTCTATCGCACCGTGGACGCCAAGGGCCGGTCCACCACCGCCAGCCAGTTGGTCGCCCTGCCTGACAACGGCCGGCGCGACCTGCGGGTCGTCTCCTGGTTGCACGGCACCACCGTCTACCGGGGTGATGTGGCCTCGGTGAACGAGAAATCCACCGACCGCGCCGCGGCGCTGCTGTTCGCGGGAGCCGGGCATGCGGTGTCCGCCCCTGACTATCTCGGCCTGGGCATGGGGCCCGGCCACCACACCTATGGAGACCCGCGGACCACGGTCTCCGCCCCGGTGGACGCCCTTCGCGCGACCCGCGCCTTCACCAGGGGCCACGAGCGCCGGCTCGACTCGCGCGTGCTGGTCAGCGGCTTCTCACAGGGCGGTCCCGCGACCATGATGGTGGGGCGCTTCCTGCAGCAGGGTCAGGACCCGTACTTCCGGCTGGGAGGCCTCGCCCCGATCGCCGGTCCGTTCGACCTGAGTTCTTTCGAGGCCGCCGCGGCGGACGACAAGATTCGGATGGCCTCGCTCTACCTGGCCTACTTCGTGATCTCGGCGGACCGCTATACCGACGTCTACGGCACGCCGAGCGAGGCCTTCCGCGCCCCGTACGACGAGCAGGTGGAGAAGCTCTTCGACGGAAACCACCAGGCCGCGGAGATCGCCCAGGCGTTGCCGCCGACGTCCGAGAAGTTGTTCACCGCGCAGTTCCTGGACAGGGTGCGCAAGCCGACCGGCAAACTGAAAGAACTGCTGACCGCGCTCGACTCCACCTGCAACTGGAAGCCGGCCGTTCCGGTCCGCCTGCATCACGCCAAGGGCGACGCCGACGTCGCCTACGACAACGCGCTGTACTGCCAGCGTCAACTGCGTTCCCACGGTGCCACGCAGACCCTCACCGACGCGGGCAGCGTGGATCACAACCAGACCGTCCGTAAGGCGCTGCCGCTGGTGGTCGCCGGCTTCACGGGCAACTGGGCTTGA